CCCTGACGGACCTGCGCTACGTGTGGGGCGGCTTCGTGTACCTGCAGGACCTGCTGGAGCGCGCGGCCGTGCGCGTGCTCAGCGGCGCTGCGCCCCGCGCCGGCCTCTACGTGCAGCAGATGCCCTACCCGTGCTACGTGGACGACGCGTGAGCGCCCCAGCCGCCCGAACCCGGGTCCCGGGGGGGACCCCGACTCCGTTTGCAACGCTCACGCAGTCAAGGCTGCAAACCCCGAGGCCCGTGGCGGGAGGAGCAGGGATCCCCGAGGGCCGGGGGTCTCCGGATGCCGGAGAACGTGGCCTGTGCTGACCGCTGGGACCCTGAGGCTAGATCAGGGGCCCGAGGATAAGGGAGGGCGAATGTCCAGAGCTGGCTGCGTCTTGGGATCCTGAGACGCCAACGCGGTGCCAGACGGGGGCTGCACAGGGTCTCTGCCCCCACCTctgccgccccccacccccaggttcCTGCGCGTGCTGAGCCGGTCTCTGCCGCTCTTCCTCACGCTGGCCTGGATCTACTCGGTGGCGCTGACGGTGAAGGCCGTGGTGCGCGAGAAGGAGACGCGGCTGCGCTACACGATGCGCGCCATGGGGCTTGGCGGCGCCGTGCTGTGGCTCAGCTGGTTCCTCAGCTGCCTCGGGCCCTTCCTCTTCAGCACCGCGCTGCTCGTGCTGGTGCTCAAGGTGGGCGCACCTCGGTCTTTCTGGCTGCAGAATGGGCGCGCGCGCGGGAGGGTGGCAGCCAGGAGGCACCTTGTGTTGTGCGCGCCCCTGGGCAAATCTGGGCGCCTTTGCCTCCCGCAGCTCGGGGATATCCTCCCCTACAGCAACCCGGCCGTGGTCTTCCTGTTCTTGGCGGCCTTCGCCGTGGCCACGGTGGTCCAGAGCTTCTTGCTGAGCGCCTTCTTCTCCCGCGCCAACCTGGCGGCCGCCTGTGGGGGCCTCGCCTACTTCGTGCTTTATCTGCCCTATGTGCTGTGCGTGGCCTGGCGGGACCAGCTGCCCGTGGGTGGCCGGGTGGCCGCGGTGagagccgggccgggccgggcggggTGTGGGACACCGTCAGGCGCTCGCTCGCTGACCCGCTCACCCCCATCGGCAGAGCCTTCTGTCGCCCGTGGCCTTCGGCTTCGGCTGCGAGGGCCTGGCGCTGCTGGAGGAGCGGGGCGAGGGGGCGCAGTGGCACAACATGGGCACCGGGCCTACGGCCGACGTCTTCAGCCTGGCCCAAGTGTCAGGGCTTCTGCTGCTCGATGCCGTGCTCTACGGCCTCGCCACTTGGTACCTGGAGGCCGTGTGCCCAGGTGGGGACTCCCGGCTGGGGCGTATCTGCACGAGGGAGGCGGGGCTGAGGGGCTGTTCGGTACCTGGAGGCCGGTCGGAAGTGAGAGGGTGGGGCTTCCTGGCGCATGCGCATAGGAGGCCGCGTTTGAGGGGCGGCCTGGGCTGGTGGGCGAAGTTTCTTGGTCGCCTCCTATCTGGATGCCGTGATCCCAGGTGTGTGGCCAGAGCTGGCACACTCCAGGGGGATGGGCTCCAGGGGCAACTGAGCACCGCTCCCCCCAGGCCAGTACGGGATCCCCGAACCGTGGAACTTTCCCTTTCGAAGGAGCTACTGGTTCGGACCTCGGCCCCCCAAGTGtctcgccccgccccccgccctgcAAGACCCGGAGGGTGAGGCCCCGCAAGCCTTAGCAGCCGCTTCCCCGTCTGGATGCCCCAGGTCCCCCAAAAACCAGATTCCCACAGATCCCAATCTCCCTCATCTCCCCAGGCGCCCGGGGGCTCCCCTAACTCCTACAGACCCCAGCCCGATAGGTCCCCCACTCTGCAGACCAGCTTTAACGGGCTCCCCCGACGGAGTCTGCCCTCCTTCCACAGTGCTGGTGGAAGAGGCGCCGCCCGGCCTGATGCCGGGGGTCTCCATTCGGGGCTTGGAAAAGCGCTTTCCTGGCAACCCGCAGCCCGCGCTGCGCGGGCTCAGCCTCGACTTCTACCAGGGCCACATCACCGCCTTCCTGGGCCCCAACGGGGCCGGCAAGACCACCACGCTGTGAGTGGCCGCCACCGCCCTCCCCGCCCCTGGGCCCCAGCTTGCACATCTGTTCAATGGGAAAGGCGTCTGGGGTCGGGTGGTTCCCGTGTCAACAGTGGGAGGGGACCCTCTGTTTGGGTACACAGTAGGCAGGCGATACAtgttttctctgagcctcagtttccctccccaGTAAAACGGGGAGGTCACACTCCTTTGGTCCGTGCATACAGTAGGTGCCCTTTAAGCACTGGTGCCCCTTCTctgggggcctcagtttccccctccgAAGGAGCAGCTGCTCTGAGACCCCTGCACCTGCAGGTCCATCCTGAGTGGCCTCTTTCCACCCACTCGTGGCTCCGCCTGTGTCCTGGGCCATGACGTCCGGTCCGGCATGGCAGCCATCCGGCCCCACCTGGGCGTCTGCCCGCAGTACAACGTGCTGTTCGACATGTGCGTCTCAGGGGGCCCGGGGGCAGCGGTGGGAGGCCGGGGGGTGCTCGGGGACCCGCCTGCCACGGTGGCCGCTCTGTTCCTCGCCCGTGGCCGCAGGCTGACCGTGGACGAGCACGTCTGGTTCTATGGGCGGTTGAAGGGTCTGAGTGCAGCTGCCGTGGGCCCCGAGCAGGACCGTCTGGTGCAGGACACGGGTCTCGTCCCCAAGCGGCGAGCGCAGACGCGCCACCTCTCCGGTGAGCCCGGCCTGGAGTGGGGCTGGGACTTCATGCCAAGGGAGGTGGGAAGCTAGAGGAAAAGGGCGCGTCTGGGGGACCCAGGAGGAGCCAGGCACTGCGGTCCAggtgggtgggggaaggggcGTGGAGGGGGGGCAGCCCTGCCCAAGACTGGGGGGGTCATGCTGAGATCTGGacacctgtcccctcccaggtgggATGCAACGGAAGCTTTCAGTGGCCATCGCCTTTGTGGGTGGCTCCACAGTGGTCATCTTGGACGAGCCCACAGCTGGTGTGGACCCTGCTTCTCGCCGTGGTATTTGGGAGCTGCTGCTCAAATACCGCgaaggtgagagttaggggtgaCCCAGGGTTCCCCTGGATTCTGCTTGAGGGGCTAGAAAAGGTTTCTGAGAAGGAGATAAGTTTCCTGTTGAGGAGGTGCTGGGATGGGGTTTtgagggatgaataggagtttaccACACAGGGCAGGCAATTCTTGGCAAAGGCCACAACTTGGGCAGAGACCTGTGGCTTGAGGGTACACGTGGGTTGGGTCCCTGTCACCAGGTCGCACACTGGTCCTCTCCACCCATCACCTGGACGAGGCGGAGCTCCTGGGAGACCGTGTGGCGGTGGTGGCGGGCGGCCGCCTGTGCTGCTGTGGCTCCCTGCTCTTCCTGCGTCGCCACCTGGGCTCCAGCTACTACCTGACACTGGTGAAAGGTCCCCcacccctggccaccagcaggaAGGTGAGGGCTGGActgacccctgacccctgacccaAGCCTCTGTCCAGCCCCAACGGCCATAGCAGCTGGTGCCCCTCTGCCTGCAGGGTGACGCTGACATGGAGGACAGCGTGGATGCCAGGCAGGAAAAGGAGCCGGGCAGCCCGGCCGGTGAGGGCTGGCGAGGGAGAGCCACAGGGAGTGGCCAGGGGTGGCAGTGGCTTGGTTCATGGCAGTGGGGCTTCATCACCCCAGACTAGACCCCTGACCCCGGGCTGAGCCTGACTCCGGCCCTGCCTTTGACCTAACCTGGGCTGAGCCCACACACAGACGCCCCTGACCTCTGACCTCAGGTGGACTCTGGCGCTGACCCCAGGTCAAGTCCTGCTGTCAAGTGCTTACCCCTGACCTCTCTGCCCACAGGGACGGGTGCCTCCTGGGTGGCCAAGCCCCTCccccagggaggctgggctgggagagGCGGGCTGGGAGCTGGGGCCGTGCAGCCTGCCACTGTCCCCCCGGGTGCGCCCCGGCTGCTGGCCCTGGTGCAGCGCTGGGCGCCTGGGGCGCGGCTGGTCGAGGAGCTGCCGCATGAGCTGGTGCTCGCGCTGCCCTCCGAGGGCGCCCTGGACGGCAGCTTCGCCGAGCTCTTCCGCGAGCTGGACCGGCGGCTGGGGGAGCTGGGGCTGGCCGGCTACGGCATCTCCGACACCAGCCTCGAGGAGGTGCGGCGGCCAGAGGCAGGGGgcgggctgcctggaggaggaggcggggtctgcttgctgacagcagggcaccccagggagagggcagggcactGCGGGGCTCCAAATACCCTGGGGAGGTCTGGAGGATCCACGGTGTCCTACAGCTGGTCGAGGGGCTCCCTCCTGTGGGGCCGCGCACTCTGAGCCCCCGCTTTGTCTCCCCAGATCTTCCTGAAGGTGGTGGAGGACAATGCTGGGGACACAGACCCACAGGGTGCGGCTGCAGGTCCCTGTCCTTACCCCCAACCCTGGGCCAGAGTTGGACCTGGCTTCAGACCAAGTCCTGACCCCTGGCTGAGCCTGGCCCGAAGCACAACCCTGAGCTCCAACCCTTGTTCCTGGCTCCTCTATCTGTGACTCTTGACCTTGACCCAGACCCCAGGCTGACCCCTGACCCTGGCCCCCGGTGGCTCCACAGATGGTGGCCGCAGGCCGCCCCCGTGCACCGGCACTGCTTACCTGGACACGACCACGCGGCTCAAGATCCAGCCGGAGGAGTCAGCCCTGGAGAATGGGGCGCCAGGTGAGTGGTCCCTGCCCCGACCCTGTGGCCCCTCGCGGTCCCCCAAGTCCTGATCAccgaccctcccctcccccacagccgGGTCAGCCCCGGAGACGCAGGCCCTGCGGGGCTCCAGGCCGGACGCCGCAGGCCGTGTGCAGGGCTGGGCGCTGACCTGCCAACAGCTCCGGGCCCTGCTTCTCAAGCGCTTTCTGCTGGCCCGCCGCAGCCGCTGTGGCCTGTTCGCCCAGGTGAGGAGGGCGCGTGGGGGACGCCACACCTGTCTCCACTCGGTGGCCTCAACCAACCGCCCGGCCCCGGGCGTGCCCCCCGCTCTGAGCACCTGCATTGGGAGCACTGGGGAGCCACGGATGGTCGTAGtgcaggggcagggagggcagcTCACGGCCGGTCCCCCAGATGGTGCTGCCGGCCCTCTTTGTGGGTCTGGCGCTGGCATTCAGCCTCATCGTGCCGCCGTTCGGACACTACCCGGCTCTGCGGCTCAGCCCCAGCATGTACGGCGCCCAGGTGTCCTTCTTCAGGTGGGCgcagaggaggggctggtggtgggggcCAGGGGCCTGGGGATGCGGCGCTGACCCCGCTCCCCACACACAGCGAGGACGCCCCAGGGGACCCCGAGCGTGCGCGCCTGCTCGAGGCGCTGCTGGAGGAGGCGGGACTGCAGGACCCGTCCCCGAAGAACAGCTCTAGCGGGTGAGGCCCCCCGCCTggacccagcctcagtttccctctctgcgCCCTGGCCGTGGGCCTCGGGGGGCGCCCAGAGCATCCCCGTGCCTGCCGGGGAGCCCCCGGAGCAGGTGCCCACAGCCCACCCTGTCCCCCAGGACGCCCGCGTGCGTGCCGCCCGCCGCCTGCCACTTCTCGGTGCCCGAGGTTCCCGCCGACGTGGCCGCGGTCTTGGCCGGCGGCAACTGGACCCCAGCGGACCCCTCCCCGGCCTGCGAGTGCAGCAGGCCCGGCGCCCGCCGCCTGCTGCCCGCCTGCCCCCCGGCGGCCGGCGGCCCCCCGGCGCCCCAGGCCCTGAGCGGCTCGGGCGAGATGGTGCAGAACCTCACGGGCCGGAACCTGTCCGACTTCCTGGTCAAGACCTACCCGCGCCTCGTGCGCCAGGGGTGAGTGCCGCCCGCCTCGGTTTCCCCGGTTGTCACACGGGTCCGCGGGCCCAGGAGGTCTGGCCCCAGGGGAGGTCGGGTGGACCCTGGCCGGGGCGCCCCTGCGTGTCCCACCGTCTCCCGGGCGTCTGTCTCACACCACTGTCCCCACCCCGTGTCTGTTTATCTGTCCGTTTCTCCCGCAGCCTGAAGACCAAGAAGTGGGTGAACGAGGTCAGGTGAGGAGGGCCCCCCGGGTCCCCTTGCCAAACCCCTGCCTGCCCACTGGGGGCTCTCCCGCCCCGTCCTCCCCGGCCCTCAGCTGCCCCCCTGCCCTGCAGGTACGGGGGCTTCTCCCTGGGGGGCCGCGACCTGGGCCTGCCCTCGGGCCGTGAGGTGGGCCGCTCACTGGAGGAGCTGCGGGCGCTGCTGAGCCCCCAGCCCGGCGGGGCCCTCGACCACGTCCTGAACAACCTCACTGCCTGGGCTCACGGCCTGGATGCCCAGGACAGCCTCAAGGTGGGAACCAGGGGTCTCGGGCGGGCAGCCGGTGGGGGCAGGTCTGACCGCATGGCCCTGACCCCTCAGCCCTGATCCCCCACCCCAGATCTGGTTCAACAACAAGGGCTGGCACGCCATGGTGGCCTTTGTCAACCGAGCCAACAACGCACTTCTACGTGCCCGCCTGCCCCCGGGCCCCAACCGCAGCGCCCACAGCATCACCACACTCAACCACCCCCTGAACCTCACCAAGGAGCAGCTGTCCAAGGCTGTGCTGTGAGTCCGTCTGCCCTGCATGGCCTCCCCTGCCTCGGTTTCTCCATTGTGTTAAGTGGTGGGAGTGTATGTGCACTCCGCCATGCTCTGCTGTGGGAATGGGGGACAGGAACTGCTCCTCTGCTCCCCAGGCTGGGGTGATGCGACATCACAGGCTCCACAGGCTCCAGTCCTCTCAGCAGCCCACACGTCCTTATCACGTCAACCTTTATCCCACCAGAGACCTGTACAACCTCTCCCTCCCAAATCACCCAGCCCCCCTCATCCCAAGTGGCTCGGGCCGTCTCCCCACTGGCAGCCAGCCCCGTAGACCCACTGATGGCATGCCCAGCCCCGCTCTGAACAACTGTTGCGCCCTCCCCCCCGCCCCAGGATGGCCTCCTCGGTGGACGTGCTCGTCTCCATCTGCGTGGTGTTCGCCATGTCCTTCATCCCAGCCAGCTTCACACTCATCCTCATTGAGGAGCGCGTCACTGGAGCCAAGCACCTGCAGTTCATGGGGGGCCTGCCCCCCACCCTCTACTGGCTCAGCAACTTTCTCTGGGACATGGTGCGGGGACTGCCCGGAGGCACGGGGACTTGTCCAGGATGGCCCTGGGGGAAGTCTTGGGGATGGTGGGAGACCTGGTGTCCCACTGCCCGAACTGCAGGGAGGTTGGGGTGGGGCACAGGGCGGAGAGTGGCCGTTCCTGCCCCCGCACACCGATGGGGGTTAACTGCTGTCTCCAATGCAGTGTAACTACTTGGTGGCGGCATGCATTGTGGTGCTCATCTTTCTGGCCTTCCAGCAGAGGGCGTATGTGGCCCCTGCCAACCTGCCTGCTCTCCTGCTGTTGCTATTACTGTACGGGTGAGGCCCCAACCCCTCAGGGCCTGTTCTTCCTGACTGCCCTGCCCCCCTGCCTAATGTTGTAGCAGCTCCCAAGGAGAGGATCTGGAGGTCTGAGGGGACCCCAAGTGTGATCTAATGCAATGGTATGCCAAGGTGGCTTTAAAAGCTCACCTTGTCCAGACACATTAATAGAGATATAGCAGGGAGGACGGGAGGGGTCTGTAGTCCCCTCAGGGCCACTCAGCCCCATCTGGGTGGTTACCCAGCGACTCCCATTGCCCCCCAGCTGGTCCATCACGCCGCTCATGTACCcagcctccttcttcttctccgtGCCCAGCACGGCCTACGTGGTGCTCACCTGCATCAACCTCTTCATCGGCATCAACGGCAGCATGGCCACCTTTGTGCTGGAGCTCTTCTCCGATCAGGTGGGGCTCCGCAAGCCTGGGCCTcgggccagggctgggctggggccttGGCCTCAGCCCCTGACCCGcctccctcttcccacccctGAGCAGAAGCTGCAGGAGGTGAGCCAGATCCTGAAACGGGTCTTCCTGATCTTCCCCCACTTCTGCCTGGGCCGGGGGCTCATTGACATGGTGCGGAACCAGGCCGTGGCTGACGCCTTTGAGCGCTTGGGTGAGAACCTCCTTCCAGGTGGAGAAGTGCCAGCCAGGAGTGAATTATACAGGGTGGGGACAAACATCAGCCCTCGAGAAGAAACCTGAAGGTCTTAGGTGGCTCCAAGTCCGGGCCATGTTAGAGGTGCAGCAAAGTGGCCATAAAAGCTAATTCCATCTTGGGTCACATCACAAGAGATCTCAGGCCCTAAATAAGGGAGGTGGTGATATCACTGTTTTCTATGACAGTTGAGTGGCCTATCCAGTTCTTTGTCTTTTCCCTTAAGAACCCAAGGTGACTGGGATGAGGAAGGGCCCAGAAACCAAACCCCCTAAGGACCCAGTCGCTCCTTCCTGTCCCCCCAGGAGATGGGCACTTCCAGTCACCCCTGCGCTGGGAGGTGGTCGGCAAGAACCTCTTGGCCATGGTGGTGCAGgggcccctcttcctcctcttcacgcTCCTGCTGCAGCACCGTCACCGCCTCCTGCCACGGTCAGTGGGGCCCGGGGTAGGGTGTCAGGGGCCAGGGCCTGGCCTTGGGCCCACTCACGTCTCTGCCCTCAGACCCAAGCTGAGGCCGCTGCCACCCCTGCGGGAGGAGGATGAGGATGTGGCCCATGAGCGGGAACGGGTGGTCCGAGGGGCCACCCAAGGGGACGTGTTGGTGCTGTGGAACCTGACAAAGGTGGGTGCGGCCAGGCAGCGCGTGGCAGGGAGGGGGCTCCCACTGGCCCACCCACCCGTCTCAGGGACCTGCTGCCCTCCCAGGTGTACCAGGGGCAGAGGACACCAGCTGTCGACCGCCTGTGCCTGGGGATCCCGCCCGGTGAGGTGAGTCAGAGCTGAGGACCTGGTGCAGGGGCTGTGAGAGGCTGCCCTACTGTGCACACACAGCCCTTTACAGAGCACCTTCTGTGTGCATACCAccctttactgaacacctactatgagGCTGCTgccctttattgagcacctactgtgtgccagccaaCCTCTCCGCCTCGGGCTGACTGCACACCCAGCCTGAGTACCCGCTGTGTGGCAGGAGACATCCAGCGATCTCGTGCCCTgggatttattgagcacttgctgtgtacGGCCTCAATAGgacccctactgtgtgccaggattGATTAAACACAGCTCCTGTGCTGACGGCCGTTCCTGCTAAGTGGCAGCTTTACGCCTCCCCGCACACCCCCAGTGTCTGCCCCAGGGGCCCCCGTGTCCACAGCCCTccaaggggaaactgaggaacgCGCCCCTGGGACCCGAGGCGCTGGGACGGGGCCGGGCCTTGTTGAGCGCCGTCTGTGGGTGAACCCGCAGTGTTTCGGGCTGCTGGGCGTGAACGGCGCGGGGAAAACCTCCACCTTTCGCATGGTCACCGGGGAAATGCTGCCCAGCGGGGGCGAGGCGGTGCTGGCAGGCCACAGGTGAGGGGCTCTGGGCCCCTGTACCCCACACCCCTGCAGGTGGAGGGCCCTGAGACACCCTCTCCCTTACCAGGGGGGTCCGGGGTGGGGGTCCTGAGACTCCTGTCTGCCTCTGGCATGGCCGGGGCCTGGCCAGTGCCCTGAGCCTCTGTCCCCCGTCCCCAGCGTGGCCCGCGAACCAGCCGCCGCGCACCGCCGCATGGGCTACTGCCCCCAGTCTGACGCCGTCTTCGAGCTGCTGACCGGCCGCGAGCACCTGGAGCTGTTCGCGCGCCTGCGCGGTGTCCCCGAGGCTCAGGTTGCCCaggtgaccccccccccccgggcttCTGGATGTCACCCCAGCTTTGTTCTCCCTGCccacgcccccccacccccagctcgtccactcacgtgggcccatccaCCTCTCCACGGTCATCCGGGCTGCACCCTGACTCCCACCCCGCTTAGGGAGCCCCCTCTCTGACCCCTCCGGGCTGGGGCCCCACCCACTCGCCGTGACTCCACCTCCGGCTTCGCGCCTTTCTGCGCCTGCGCCAGGCCCGTCTCTGCCCACTCGGCCCCGCCCCCAGGATGGGGCCCCGCCCCCAGGATGGAGCCTTGcccccttctcttcccctcccgCCCCATCCTCGCTGTGGCCCCCCCAGTGCTCAGTGTAGCCCCCCTTTACTCtcagtctggcccccaccccacactGTGCACCCCCTGGTTCACTCAGCCCTCCCTCACTCACTCTGGGTCCCCCTTTTCCCCCACTGTGGCCCCCCTGACTCCCCCATGCTCACTCCACCCCCCCTCCGCTCTCGCTCTGCCCCCCCATGCTCACTCCACCCACCCTCCGCTCTCGCTCTGCCCCCCCATGCTCACTCTGCCCCCCCATGTTCATCCCGACCCCCTGCTCTCACTCTGCCCCCCCACATTCACTCTGGGGTCCCCCACTCCGGCCCGCCCCGCAGACCGCGAGCCTGGGCCTGGCGCGCCTGGGGCTGCCGCAGTACGCGGACCGGCCTGCGGGCACCTACAGCGGCGGCAACAAGCGGAAGCTGGCCACAGCGGTGGCGCTGGTGGGCGACCCGCCCGTGGTCTTCCTGGTgcgtgggggcggggcctgggggcggggcctggacggggcggggcggggctgaAGCATCGCCCCCTCCCAGGACGAGCCGACCACCGGCATGGACCCCAGCACGCGGCGCTTCCTCTGGAACAGCATCCTGGCTGTGGTGCGGGAGGGCCGCTCCGTGGTGCTCACCTCGCACAGGTGGGCCCCGCGCCGGATGCCCTGGGCTGTGGGTCAGGTTGGTCTAGGCTCCGGGGAGAGAGGTGGACCAGGAGCCGAGCAGAGGCTGTCGACAGCACAGGGACATGGAGTGGCCCTGACCTGGGGCCGAGGATGCCAGGCCCGAGTCGGTGGACACACGGCGGTGGTACCTGGCCCGGGCCAGAGCAGTCTGGGCTGCGGGAAGTGTCCAGAGCCTGGATGGGGAGGGTCCTCGGTCGGGGTAGCGCAGGCCCAGGCCTGGCCGCAGCTCACGGCGCTCGTCCCCCGACAGCATGGAGGAGTGCGAGGCGCTCTGCACGCGCCTGGCCATCATGGTGAACGGGCGGTTCCGCTGCCTGGGCAGCGCGCAGCACCTCAAGGGCAGGTGAGCGGGGCGAGGCCCCTAGGGCCGCTGTGCAGGCAGGAGCCGGAGGATGAGGGTGGGGGTGTAGGTGCGGCCAGCAGAGAGACCAGACGCGGAGCCACGTGGGGCCAGCTAGGCTCTAACCGGAGGGGAGGCGAGGGCCGTGGATGGTCCAGGAGAGATGAATGAGGGGCGGGGTCTGATGGGTGAGCGCCGTCCGTGGGCGGAGGGGGAGGAGGCTCAGGAGTGGACGGTCCTGTAGAGCGAGCTGGGGGCGTGGCCTGAGTGTGCGCACCGCCTTATGAGGGCGGGGCTAGAGAAAGGATTAGCATGTGGGCGGGGCAAGGATGAGCCGGGATGAGGTCACGTGTTGGGTCGGGGGGTCAAGAGGGGCCAGGTGTAGGGGGCGGGGTCAGAAGAGCTGGGGAGCTGTGGGGCGGGGCCATGGGCGTGTCT
This portion of the Diceros bicornis minor isolate mBicDic1 unplaced genomic scaffold, mDicBic1.mat.cur scaffold_67_ctg1, whole genome shotgun sequence genome encodes:
- the ABCA7 gene encoding phospholipid-transporting ATPase ABCA7 isoform X6: MAFWTQLMLLLWKNFLYRRRQPIQLLVELLWPLFLFFILVAVRHSHPPLEQHECHFPNKPLPSAGTVPWLQGLICNMNNTCFPRPTPGEEPGVLSNFNDSLVSRLLADARTVLGGPSAHRTLAGLGKLMPTLRAARRAAQPLLSDWPQEGLPLAAELLGTLLRGEFLGSELGQAQESVGSFLEAAEDLAQELLALPSLAELQRLLRRLRGTDGPLEVVSEALCSARGSSIPGGFSFNWYKARDLKELVGQEAAPALPENTLSPACAELMGALDTHPLSRLLWRRVKPLVLGKLLFAPDTPFTQQLMAQVNRTFQELALLKDVQEVWGLLGPQLFSFMNDSANVAMLQCVTLDKLEALPSEGALVVRALELLAERRFWAGVVFLGPEDPGDPAPLPGPGHVRIKIRMDIDDVMKTNKIRDRFWDPGPAADPLTDLRYVWGGFVYLQDLLERAAVRVLSGAAPRAGLYVQQMPYPCYVDDAFLRVLSRSLPLFLTLAWIYSVALTVKAVVREKETRLRYTMRAMGLGGAVLWLSWFLSCLGPFLFSTALLVLVLKLGDILPYSNPAVVFLFLAAFAVATVVQSFLLSAFFSRANLAAACGGLAYFVLYLPYVLCVAWRDQLPVGGRVAASLLSPVAFGFGCEGLALLEERGEGAQWHNMGTGPTADVFSLAQVSGLLLLDAVLYGLATWYLEAVCPGQYGIPEPWNFPFRRSYWFGPRPPKCLAPPPALQDPEVLVEEAPPGLMPGVSIRGLEKRFPGNPQPALRGLSLDFYQGHITAFLGPNGAGKTTTLSILSGLFPPTRGSACVLGHDVRSGMAAIRPHLGVCPQYNVLFDMLTVDEHVWFYGRLKGLSAAAVGPEQDRLVQDTGLVPKRRAQTRHLSGGMQRKLSVAIAFVGGSTVVILDEPTAGVDPASRRGIWELLLKYREGRTLVLSTHHLDEAELLGDRVAVVAGGRLCCCGSLLFLRRHLGSSYYLTLVKGPPPLATSRKGDADMEDSVDARQEKEPGSPAGTGASWVAKPLPQGGWAGRGGLGAGAVQPATVPPGAPRLLALVQRWAPGARLVEELPHELVLALPSEGALDGSFAELFRELDRRLGELGLAGYGISDTSLEEIFLKVVEDNAGDTDPQDGGRRPPPCTGTAYLDTTTRLKIQPEESALENGAPAGSAPETQALRGSRPDAAGRVQGWALTCQQLRALLLKRFLLARRSRCGLFAQMVLPALFVGLALAFSLIVPPFGHYPALRLSPSMYGAQVSFFSEDAPGDPERARLLEALLEEAGLQDPSPKNSSSGTPACVPPAACHFSVPEVPADVAAVLAGGNWTPADPSPACECSRPGARRLLPACPPAAGGPPAPQALSGSGEMVQNLTGRNLSDFLVKTYPRLVRQGLKTKKWVNEVRYGGFSLGGRDLGLPSGREVGRSLEELRALLSPQPGGALDHVLNNLTAWAHGLDAQDSLKIWFNNKGWHAMVAFVNRANNALLRARLPPGPNRSAHSITTLNHPLNLTKEQLSKAVLMASSVDVLVSICVVFAMSFIPASFTLILIEERVTGAKHLQFMGGLPPTLYWLSNFLWDMCNYLVAACIVVLIFLAFQQRAYVAPANLPALLLLLLLYGWSITPLMYPASFFFSVPSTAYVVLTCINLFIGINGSMATFVLELFSDQKLQEVSQILKRVFLIFPHFCLGRGLIDMVRNQAVADAFERLGDGHFQSPLRWEVVGKNLLAMVVQGPLFLLFTLLLQHRHRLLPRPKLRPLPPLREEDEDVAHERERVVRGATQGDVLVLWNLTKVYQGQRTPAVDRLCLGIPPGECFGLLGVNGAGKTSTFRMVTGEMLPSGGEAVLAGHSVAREPAAAHRRMGYCPQSDAVFELLTGREHLELFARLRGVPEAQVAQTASLGLARLGLPQYADRPAGTYSGGNKRKLATAVALVGDPPVVFLDEPTTGMDPSTRRFLWNSILAVVREGRSVVLTSHSMEECEALCTRLAIMVNGRFRCLGSAQHLKGRYSCTSPRTRGRRKTRRRSRRQERGRTLCRARSGPNSSPDSSTTPARPGQCSEPTFYVGLVGGPESDTGRAEGLGRDPEAPRGAAALEEIIKRSCGVQLCARVSENASLCAVYRPLHPRVGMCGFVDTGAIRRAQVRAQLQRTGPPAVKVSMGGRGVSAHVGLAPEGGTCESLVMKWA